One window of the Ureibacillus sp. FSL W7-1570 genome contains the following:
- a CDS encoding CAP domain-containing protein, with protein sequence MKTLFRILIVLFCLAILYYYTSDSSYELKPLEGPNSKSSVIPKTEVIEGDEDALPRPETGLSTYINQNSDLLINEFGEPNRIDQSAFGYEWWVYNNHPETFVMFGVEHGKIVQVYIAGDQLDAAPYKVGQSLDEIYRMTIVEPEITAKIGENVYTFTLTENDMQTRILVKFDGVFAQLYIDPFTEKLIGIRFVNSETLVKHRPYEMTFVGELIRVPNLNSYMLQESNQAYSKQLFDIINVFRSNEQVPTLKWDDEASVAAMEHSEEMYTENYLSHDSPNYGSLKERLAAHSVVYDEVGENLATAYYDAIEAANGWFNSEDHRKLILNDKFTHVGSGVFMNYYTQIFLNKPDR encoded by the coding sequence ATGAAAACTCTCTTTCGTATATTAATTGTGCTATTTTGTTTGGCGATTCTTTATTATTATACATCCGATTCATCATATGAACTGAAACCGTTGGAAGGGCCTAATTCCAAATCTTCTGTCATCCCGAAAACCGAGGTTATTGAAGGTGATGAAGATGCCTTGCCAAGACCGGAAACTGGACTATCCACATACATAAATCAAAACAGTGACCTTCTCATTAATGAATTTGGTGAACCGAACCGGATTGATCAAAGTGCTTTTGGCTATGAATGGTGGGTTTATAATAACCATCCTGAAACCTTTGTCATGTTTGGGGTGGAACATGGAAAGATTGTCCAGGTATATATAGCGGGAGATCAATTGGATGCTGCTCCGTATAAAGTGGGTCAGTCCCTTGACGAAATTTATCGTATGACCATTGTGGAACCGGAAATTACCGCGAAAATAGGCGAAAATGTTTACACCTTCACCTTGACGGAAAACGATATGCAAACCCGCATTTTAGTCAAATTCGATGGCGTTTTTGCCCAGTTATATATCGATCCGTTTACCGAAAAATTGATCGGGATCCGGTTTGTCAACAGCGAAACCCTTGTGAAACATAGACCCTATGAAATGACCTTTGTCGGGGAATTAATCCGGGTGCCGAACTTAAATTCTTATATGTTGCAAGAAAGCAATCAAGCGTATTCGAAACAATTGTTTGATATTATCAATGTATTTCGGAGCAATGAACAAGTTCCGACGCTAAAATGGGATGATGAAGCAAGCGTTGCGGCAATGGAGCATAGCGAAGAAATGTACACGGAAAACTATTTGTCCCATGATTCACCGAATTATGGTTCGTTGAAAGAGCGTCTGGCAGCCCATTCAGTCGTTTATGATGAAGTGGGGGAAAACTTGGCCACTGCTTATTATGACGCCATTGAGGCCGCCAATGGCTGGTTTAATTCGGAAGATCACCGTAAATTAATTTTGAATGACAAATTCACCCATGTCGGTTCGGGGGTCTTTATGAACTATTATACGCAAATCTTTCTGAATAAACCTGATCGCTGA
- a CDS encoding UDP-N-acetylmuramoyl-L-alanyl-D-glutamate--2,6-diaminopimelate ligase, protein MQLAELLKDWPCTVKGGSIRVEVSGVEDYAQHVKPGDLFVVRKGKKFDGYQYIDLAIQNGAVGVVIEDETKLDQLKLSVPLIWVPNCLKFMSFSAAKIYRFPAEALQVIAVTGTNGKTTVTHFIGQLLHALHKKVMVIGTVGVFINGEEIDLDYEHLTTLQPKHLHRILQYAVRNRVQYVALEASSMGLATHRLDDCDIDIGVFLNLAEDHIEEHGSYEKYKQSKQILAQLADKLVLNGDDSFCRTVGLQSKKKKTYFGLGNRVNYQLQTLAEGIHHTTCCLQSDKGQKVFTLPFVGEHQLQNAIAAITTVSELGFPIEKICEAAETLRLPKGRLESVPNDLNLSIYIDYAHTEAALRAVLKTLKKTAKRDLILVFSCGGDRDKHKRIKMGAVATKYADMIYLTTDNPRSEDPAFINSQIAAGFVSTQKYEMILDRAEAIEKAILSAKEGDTILIAGKGHETTQTFKDREIYFSDYECVQSVLTKIKR, encoded by the coding sequence GTGCAGCTAGCGGAGCTATTAAAGGATTGGCCTTGTACGGTAAAAGGCGGTTCCATACGAGTGGAAGTATCAGGGGTAGAGGATTATGCCCAGCATGTAAAACCTGGAGATTTATTTGTTGTAAGAAAAGGCAAAAAATTTGATGGCTATCAATACATTGATTTAGCCATCCAAAATGGTGCAGTTGGAGTTGTCATTGAAGATGAAACGAAACTCGATCAATTAAAATTGTCAGTACCCCTCATTTGGGTGCCAAACTGTTTAAAATTTATGTCATTCAGCGCCGCAAAAATTTATCGTTTCCCTGCGGAAGCATTGCAAGTGATTGCGGTAACGGGCACAAACGGAAAAACGACGGTAACCCATTTTATTGGGCAACTGCTCCATGCACTACATAAAAAAGTAATGGTGATTGGAACAGTTGGCGTATTTATCAACGGGGAAGAAATCGATCTGGATTATGAACATTTGACGACACTGCAACCGAAACACTTGCACAGAATATTGCAGTATGCGGTAAGGAACCGGGTGCAATATGTCGCGTTAGAAGCATCTTCCATGGGGCTTGCGACTCACCGGCTGGATGACTGCGATATTGACATTGGCGTCTTTTTAAATTTGGCGGAAGATCATATTGAAGAACACGGTTCTTATGAAAAATATAAACAGTCCAAGCAAATTTTGGCCCAGCTGGCGGATAAACTCGTATTAAACGGCGATGACTCCTTTTGCCGCACAGTCGGCTTGCAGTCCAAAAAGAAAAAAACGTACTTTGGGCTCGGAAATCGTGTGAATTATCAATTGCAAACTTTGGCGGAGGGGATTCACCATACCACTTGTTGCTTGCAAAGCGATAAAGGACAAAAAGTGTTTACATTGCCATTTGTGGGAGAACATCAATTGCAAAATGCCATTGCCGCCATTACGACGGTCAGCGAATTAGGGTTTCCGATCGAAAAAATTTGCGAAGCAGCCGAAACGTTAAGATTGCCGAAAGGAAGACTGGAATCTGTTCCAAATGATTTGAATTTATCTATTTATATTGATTATGCCCATACGGAAGCGGCATTAAGGGCGGTATTAAAAACGTTGAAAAAGACGGCGAAAAGGGATTTGATTTTAGTGTTCAGTTGCGGCGGCGATCGGGATAAACATAAGCGGATTAAAATGGGAGCAGTCGCAACGAAATATGCGGATATGATTTACTTGACAACAGATAATCCACGAAGCGAAGATCCGGCCTTTATCAATTCCCAAATTGCGGCAGGATTCGTCTCGACGCAAAAATACGAAATGATTTTGGACCGGGCGGAAGCGATTGAAAAAGCCATTTTATCCGCCAAAGAAGGGGATACCATCCTCATTGCCGGGAAAGGCCATGAAACAACCCAAACCTTTAAGGATAGGGAAATCTATTTTTCCGATTATGAATGCGTGCAATCCGTATTGACAAAAATAAAAAGGTAG
- a CDS encoding YlbF family regulator — protein sequence MMMTSEWAFILDEADALSSMILNSELVHNYRKAHHAVYSDQVLVEKIAAFNRMKEQYEDVQRFGKYHPDYHKITKEIRKQKRELDLNEKVANLRLVENQLQDMLDEISLIIGKSVSEAVKVPVSNPFFETACHSGGCGSGGKCSCSA from the coding sequence ATGATGATGACATCAGAATGGGCCTTCATTTTAGATGAAGCGGACGCATTAAGCTCCATGATTCTCAATTCTGAACTTGTTCACAATTATCGTAAAGCCCATCATGCGGTATACAGTGATCAAGTGTTGGTTGAGAAGATTGCCGCATTTAATCGAATGAAAGAACAATACGAGGATGTACAGCGGTTCGGCAAATATCATCCCGATTATCATAAAATTACTAAAGAAATCAGAAAGCAAAAAAGAGAACTGGATCTCAATGAAAAGGTGGCAAATTTGAGGCTCGTGGAAAACCAGCTGCAAGACATGCTGGATGAAATCAGTCTCATTATTGGAAAGTCTGTTTCGGAAGCGGTCAAAGTGCCTGTCAGCAATCCGTTTTTTGAGACGGCTTGCCACTCCGGCGGTTGCGGATCAGGCGGAAAATGTTCTTGTTCGGCTTAA
- a CDS encoding DUF523 domain-containing protein → MILVSSCLAGLKVRYNGTHCLDEKVAKLIEEKKAVAVCPEVLGGLSTPREPAEIIGGDGNDVLDGKAKVLTENGKDVTEHFLRGAYATLEVAKKVGATLVVLKENSPSCGSTMVYSGEFNGQKIAGDGVTSALLKRNGFKVISEEQFVKELS, encoded by the coding sequence ATGATTCTGGTCAGTTCTTGTTTGGCGGGATTAAAAGTCCGCTATAATGGCACCCATTGTCTGGATGAAAAAGTGGCGAAATTGATTGAGGAAAAGAAAGCTGTGGCGGTCTGTCCGGAAGTCTTGGGGGGATTATCGACTCCAAGGGAACCCGCAGAAATCATAGGCGGAGACGGTAATGACGTTTTGGATGGAAAGGCAAAGGTCTTAACGGAAAACGGAAAAGATGTGACGGAACATTTCTTAAGAGGGGCTTACGCCACTTTGGAAGTTGCTAAAAAAGTGGGGGCCACCTTGGTTGTTCTTAAAGAGAACAGCCCTTCTTGCGGTAGCACGATGGTATATTCCGGAGAATTTAACGGGCAGAAAATCGCGGGAGATGGAGTCACTTCCGCATTGCTTAAGAGAAATGGTTTTAAAGTCATTTCAGAAGAACAGTTTGTGAAGGAATTGAGTTGA
- a CDS encoding helix-turn-helix transcriptional regulator, which produces MENRVRIARVEANLTQQQLAEKVGVTRQTISLIEKGKYNPTLRLCLDICYAVNKTLDEVFWIEKEDE; this is translated from the coding sequence TTGGAAAATAGGGTGAGGATTGCAAGAGTAGAAGCAAATCTGACACAGCAACAGTTGGCGGAAAAGGTCGGGGTGACCCGCCAAACGATCAGCCTCATCGAGAAGGGGAAATATAACCCGACACTCAGGCTGTGTCTGGATATTTGTTATGCGGTGAATAAAACATTGGATGAGGTATTTTGGATTGAAAAGGAGGATGAATAA
- a CDS encoding glycerophosphodiester phosphodiesterase, with protein sequence MGKKTKLALAIAAASAAAWAGSKAFMKPQKREGKEVLQKAPVVLAHRGGAKLAPEHTMIAFEKAFELGVDGFEIDIRLTKDEEIVAFHDETIDRTSDGLGAVKDFTLEELKNFNFGYHFKDENGHHPYRDQKAEIVTLKELFEKFPNMYINIDIKDSPETYEGSLMPSKLWRIIEEYKAEDRVVVTSFYSEQVDRFNLYAQNRVALGAGETDVRKAFAAYTSQFGHLYHPKVDVFQLPTKHGRFSLDSPKFISFLNNLNIPVHYWVIDDEEQMGKLLDNGAKGIITDRPDIAVPFVRNWMEQQQEKGENQK encoded by the coding sequence ATGGGAAAAAAGACAAAACTGGCGTTGGCAATCGCCGCTGCAAGTGCAGCTGCATGGGCTGGAAGCAAAGCCTTTATGAAACCCCAAAAACGGGAAGGAAAAGAAGTGCTGCAAAAAGCCCCGGTCGTGCTGGCTCATAGAGGAGGGGCTAAACTCGCGCCAGAACATACAATGATCGCTTTTGAAAAGGCTTTTGAACTCGGAGTCGACGGTTTTGAAATCGATATCAGGCTCACGAAAGATGAAGAAATTGTCGCGTTCCACGATGAAACGATCGACCGAACATCTGACGGATTAGGGGCCGTAAAGGATTTTACACTGGAAGAATTAAAAAACTTTAATTTTGGTTACCACTTTAAAGATGAGAATGGACACCACCCGTATCGGGATCAAAAAGCGGAAATTGTCACATTGAAAGAACTATTTGAAAAGTTTCCAAATATGTATATCAACATCGATATCAAAGATAGCCCGGAAACCTATGAAGGAAGTTTGATGCCTTCGAAACTTTGGAGAATAATTGAAGAATATAAGGCGGAAGACCGTGTAGTGGTAACGAGCTTCTATAGCGAACAAGTCGATCGTTTCAATTTGTATGCACAAAACCGGGTCGCTTTGGGAGCCGGTGAAACGGATGTAAGGAAAGCTTTTGCCGCATATACGAGCCAATTTGGGCATCTCTATCATCCGAAGGTGGACGTTTTCCAACTTCCGACAAAACATGGAAGATTTTCTCTTGATTCACCAAAATTTATCTCTTTTTTAAACAATTTAAATATTCCGGTGCATTATTGGGTCATTGATGATGAAGAGCAAATGGGGAAACTGTTGGACAATGGGGCGAAAGGCATCATCACCGACCGGCCGGATATCGCCGTTCCCTTCGTCCGGAATTGGATGGAGCAGCAACAGGAAAAAGGGGAAAATCAGAAATAG
- a CDS encoding DUF2129 domain-containing protein, which translates to MQERQGLIVYVYQLKHAKSLRKFGHVHYISRKLKYVVLYCNRDEIPYIKNKIQRLPFVKDVVESYLPFVKNEFENTKFKKDKEEYDYRIGL; encoded by the coding sequence ATGCAAGAAAGACAAGGGCTTATCGTGTATGTTTATCAGTTGAAACACGCCAAGAGTTTAAGAAAGTTCGGCCATGTGCATTATATTTCAAGAAAATTAAAATATGTGGTCCTCTACTGCAATCGGGACGAAATACCTTATATAAAAAATAAAATACAACGCCTTCCATTCGTGAAAGACGTTGTTGAATCCTACTTGCCGTTTGTAAAAAATGAATTTGAAAATACAAAATTCAAAAAAGATAAAGAAGAATATGACTACCGCATCGGGCTTTAA
- a CDS encoding methylthioribose kinase, protein MTQQFVELGQGYGDIYELCELIRTNEKRFHNAFLFISYKGNEAYASPAVAFQPVGDGNFMPIYICREGIPYNPGKPSKRLQLFEEALKEIGKEAIPMDIKHSCYYAETILFYQHLIGVLRMNRLIPPLD, encoded by the coding sequence ATGACACAACAATTTGTCGAGCTAGGACAAGGTTATGGAGATATTTATGAATTGTGTGAATTGATCCGCACAAACGAAAAACGATTCCATAATGCCTTTTTGTTTATATCTTATAAAGGAAACGAAGCGTACGCTTCCCCAGCTGTAGCCTTTCAACCGGTCGGCGATGGCAACTTTATGCCTATATACATATGCCGTGAAGGAATCCCTTATAATCCCGGAAAACCTTCAAAAAGGCTGCAATTATTTGAAGAAGCATTAAAAGAAATCGGCAAGGAAGCGATTCCGATGGACATCAAACATTCCTGCTATTATGCGGAAACCATTTTATTCTATCAACATTTGATCGGAGTATTGCGAATGAACCGCTTAATTCCGCCACTGGATTAA
- a CDS encoding RNA polymerase II — protein sequence MKYIVSFFSLLVLLIGGVLFFQYQVFSNQQESKVDDFTYNQEIDIVLRGESLDIRHHFRNLPNQTVSINWPEQAVSPDCFIEKENSCKRLSEDFSKFEKSDIQNQSISYIIPLKGGLKSNQFLKDIFVTLENGIVSHTTVHITTDQSVNGTWVSGLPLTGQQSLSLVNYTMFSGTGPVNELYYQVNPLQHREKDGLVTIYSPNPIQSDMMEQLDEMNLLNDEHIAIVLGSGIKTQGNRILFSGNASLEALKEEIILSQLNMKYQFDDVPEWVPEVLASFLTNTGIGGEKAKEITLTLNNRMTEEQQKVWTEKLQNLEGTKLDVAMLDELLSEVFGNHTQYFQANAATDEVFPLLFNDNRELYVNSNVAKDVEVIFKDGQVLYSADTLLSHLGYETRVGENGYYANNEIRQFRFPMDHGFYVYNQRRYNTVSQPIKEIAGKYYIEESWLQKLFMVEIVKKKDSISIKTIHSEQ from the coding sequence ATGAAATATATTGTCAGCTTCTTCAGTTTGCTTGTCTTACTTATAGGCGGTGTCCTTTTTTTTCAATATCAGGTGTTTTCCAACCAGCAGGAGAGTAAAGTGGACGATTTCACTTACAACCAGGAAATTGATATAGTCCTGAGAGGAGAAAGTTTGGACATCCGCCACCACTTTAGAAATTTACCAAATCAAACGGTTTCTATCAACTGGCCGGAGCAAGCCGTAAGCCCGGATTGTTTTATTGAAAAGGAAAACAGTTGCAAACGGTTAAGCGAGGATTTTTCCAAATTCGAAAAAAGCGATATTCAAAATCAATCCATTTCTTATATCATCCCTTTAAAGGGCGGATTGAAATCCAATCAGTTTTTGAAAGATATTTTTGTTACATTGGAAAATGGAATCGTATCCCATACGACAGTACATATTACAACCGATCAATCCGTTAACGGTACATGGGTATCGGGTTTGCCTTTAACCGGGCAGCAATCATTATCTTTGGTAAACTACACGATGTTCAGCGGTACAGGCCCGGTAAACGAACTGTATTATCAAGTGAATCCGTTGCAACATCGAGAAAAAGATGGATTGGTTACCATCTATTCGCCAAATCCGATTCAAAGTGATATGATGGAACAGTTGGATGAAATGAATCTGCTGAATGATGAGCATATCGCCATCGTTCTCGGTTCCGGCATCAAAACCCAAGGAAACCGCATTTTATTTTCGGGCAATGCATCATTGGAAGCCTTAAAGGAAGAGATCATTTTATCCCAATTGAACATGAAATATCAGTTTGATGATGTGCCGGAATGGGTGCCTGAGGTATTGGCTTCATTTCTGACAAATACCGGGATTGGCGGAGAAAAGGCAAAAGAAATTACTTTAACATTAAATAACCGGATGACGGAAGAACAACAAAAAGTTTGGACTGAAAAATTGCAAAATTTAGAAGGAACCAAACTGGACGTTGCAATGCTGGATGAATTGTTGAGCGAAGTGTTTGGAAATCACACACAATATTTCCAGGCCAATGCTGCAACAGATGAAGTATTTCCGTTGCTTTTTAATGATAACAGGGAATTATATGTAAATTCCAATGTGGCCAAGGATGTTGAAGTGATTTTCAAAGATGGGCAAGTGTTGTATTCCGCCGATACTTTGTTGAGTCATCTCGGTTATGAAACGCGGGTTGGGGAAAACGGTTATTATGCGAATAATGAAATCCGGCAATTCCGTTTCCCGATGGATCATGGATTTTATGTTTATAATCAAAGACGATACAATACGGTTTCACAACCGATTAAAGAAATTGCCGGAAAATACTATATTGAAGAATCTTGGCTGCAAAAACTGTTCATGGTAGAAATTGTTAAAAAGAAAGACTCGATTTCCATTAAAACGATCCATTCAGAACAATAG
- the rsmD gene encoding 16S rRNA (guanine(966)-N(2))-methyltransferase RsmD — translation MRVVAGERKGIPLKAISGTTTRPTADKVKESIFNIIGPFFDGGTALDLFAGSGGLGIEALSRGAERAIFVEKDRKAFQILKENIKKCRYEDRSEMYCTEAGRAVRALLKRDIQIDYVFADPPYKKLEYYDYLSILAEGGKLSRDAIIVCEHSSEVQLPKNYGQFVCVREETYGNTNISIYRMN, via the coding sequence TTGCGGGTGGTAGCCGGTGAAAGAAAAGGAATACCGCTTAAAGCGATTTCTGGAACCACTACACGGCCGACTGCAGATAAAGTGAAAGAATCCATTTTTAATATCATTGGTCCTTTTTTTGATGGAGGAACCGCTTTAGATTTATTTGCAGGCAGTGGTGGTTTGGGAATTGAAGCGTTGAGCAGGGGGGCGGAACGTGCCATCTTTGTTGAGAAAGATCGGAAGGCATTTCAAATATTGAAAGAAAACATTAAGAAATGCCGTTACGAAGATCGTTCGGAAATGTATTGCACAGAGGCCGGCCGCGCTGTCAGGGCGCTCTTGAAGAGGGATATACAAATTGATTATGTATTTGCCGACCCTCCATATAAAAAACTGGAATATTATGATTACCTTTCAATTCTTGCGGAAGGCGGAAAGCTTTCCCGTGATGCCATCATCGTTTGTGAGCATTCGTCAGAAGTGCAATTGCCCAAAAACTACGGACAATTTGTTTGCGTTCGAGAAGAAACTTATGGAAATACCAATATTTCAATTTATCGAATGAATTAG
- the coaD gene encoding pantetheine-phosphate adenylyltransferase — protein MSEKIAVVPGSFDPITNGHLDIIRRAADIFDVVYVAALKNSSKKPLFTIEERIELIKEVTKDIPNVRVESSSGLLVDYAKARNAIAIVRGLRAVSDFEYEMQITSMNRFLEESIETFFIMTKNQYSFLSSSIVKEVARYGGSVKGLVPCVVEEALKAKYQQNI, from the coding sequence TTGTCGGAAAAAATCGCTGTTGTACCTGGAAGTTTCGATCCGATTACGAATGGACATCTGGACATTATCAGACGGGCTGCGGATATTTTTGATGTTGTCTATGTGGCTGCGTTAAAGAATTCTTCGAAAAAGCCATTGTTTACCATTGAAGAAAGAATTGAACTAATCAAAGAAGTGACGAAAGATATTCCGAATGTTCGGGTTGAAAGTTCTTCCGGATTATTGGTGGATTATGCAAAAGCCAGAAACGCCATTGCCATCGTTCGTGGCCTGCGTGCGGTCTCTGACTTTGAATATGAAATGCAAATCACATCGATGAACCGCTTTTTGGAAGAATCCATCGAAACATTTTTCATCATGACGAAAAATCAATATTCCTTCTTAAGTTCCAGCATTGTGAAAGAAGTTGCCCGATATGGGGGAAGTGTCAAAGGGCTTGTGCCTTGTGTAGTGGAAGAAGCATTGAAAGCGAAATATCAGCAAAACATTTAA
- a CDS encoding SepM family pheromone-processing serine protease: MKRLIWMILALFVAIFLSFYQLDYYIMKPGSAYDVSEYVKVENGDVDDEGTFSLMTVSMSNATPLTLLIAKFSKYQDIVKKKEIHQKEEDDREYNVRQLTLMKDSQFNAIYVAFNKTGLPYEVEYDGIIVLNVLSDGASAGILQPGDKIVEIDGKVIKKPEDLAHALVEKKENDVVQLVVQRDEKLLDESVTLKEIPDSDGKIGLGVTYKENVTIKTDPVVKINSKDIGGPSAGLMFTLEILNQLMDEDITKGYSVAGTGVINEDGTVGRIGGIEKKVVAADRDGVEIFFAPDDEISEEAKKKDPGLISNYEAAVTTAKKINTDMKIVPVKTVDDALNYLESLPEKKK, from the coding sequence TTGAAACGTCTGATATGGATGATACTTGCGTTGTTCGTCGCAATTTTTTTATCTTTTTACCAGCTTGATTACTATATTATGAAACCTGGAAGCGCCTATGATGTTAGCGAATATGTCAAAGTGGAAAATGGCGATGTGGATGATGAAGGAACATTCAGTTTAATGACTGTATCGATGAGCAATGCCACTCCCTTGACGCTCTTGATTGCGAAATTCAGCAAGTATCAAGATATTGTTAAAAAGAAGGAAATCCATCAAAAGGAAGAAGACGATCGTGAATATAATGTTCGTCAATTGACGCTTATGAAAGATTCCCAATTTAATGCCATTTATGTTGCCTTCAATAAGACAGGTTTGCCATATGAGGTGGAATATGACGGCATCATCGTGTTAAACGTATTGTCCGATGGGGCGAGCGCCGGTATCTTGCAGCCAGGGGATAAAATTGTGGAAATTGATGGAAAAGTCATTAAGAAGCCGGAAGATTTGGCTCATGCTCTGGTAGAAAAAAAAGAAAACGATGTTGTCCAACTGGTGGTTCAAAGGGATGAAAAATTATTGGACGAATCCGTCACTTTAAAAGAGATCCCCGATAGCGACGGGAAAATCGGTTTAGGCGTTACTTATAAGGAAAATGTCACAATAAAAACAGATCCGGTCGTAAAAATTAATTCGAAAGATATCGGGGGGCCTTCTGCGGGACTCATGTTCACATTAGAAATTCTCAACCAGCTCATGGATGAAGATATTACAAAAGGGTATTCGGTTGCGGGCACCGGTGTCATCAATGAAGATGGCACGGTTGGCCGGATCGGGGGCATCGAAAAGAAAGTGGTCGCCGCCGATAGAGACGGGGTGGAAATTTTCTTCGCCCCCGATGATGAAATTTCAGAGGAAGCCAAGAAGAAAGATCCTGGACTTATCTCCAATTATGAAGCGGCTGTCACAACGGCCAAAAAAATAAATACCGACATGAAAATCGTGCCGGTAAAAACGGTTGATGACGCTTTGAACTATTTGGAGAGCCTGCCTGAAAAAAAGAAATGA
- a CDS encoding nucleotidyltransferase — translation MKAVGIVVEYNPFHNGHYYHVTQSKKITNADVVIAVMSGPFLQRGEPALVSKWHRAKMALKSGVDIVVELPYVFSTANAPLFAEGAIFLLGALQCEAFSFGSEDGKLEPFLNTADLIETHFDEYNELIKKFVSTGISYPQSLFYAYEQLKQKNNRVYLDLSKPNNILGYHYIVAAKKFDLPVQPVTIQRIQANYHDSINERSTIASATGIRKEIFQKGTVEIVRPYVPDATFQELTEWRHQYSRFVDWEAFWPLLKYAIMRHRPEHLTAFADVSEGIEYALIKHAKQSDTFTQLMSAIKSKRYTWTRLQRMLTHIYTGITKEELHQSKTPTYIRLLGMTKKGQAYLSERKKNLELPLISRVAQAKDPMLQIDIRASEMYALGVEHFSNKKIDGDYKLPPIRL, via the coding sequence ATGAAAGCTGTCGGAATCGTTGTGGAATACAATCCATTCCATAATGGACATTACTATCATGTTACCCAATCAAAAAAAATTACAAACGCTGATGTGGTCATCGCTGTCATGAGCGGCCCCTTTCTGCAAAGAGGAGAACCGGCCCTCGTTTCCAAATGGCACCGGGCAAAAATGGCGTTGAAGAGCGGCGTTGATATCGTTGTGGAATTGCCTTATGTGTTTAGCACCGCAAACGCTCCTTTATTTGCTGAAGGCGCGATTTTCCTCCTTGGCGCGCTGCAATGCGAAGCCTTTTCATTCGGGAGCGAAGATGGCAAATTGGAGCCGTTTTTGAACACCGCCGACTTAATCGAAACCCATTTTGATGAATATAATGAACTCATTAAAAAGTTTGTGTCAACTGGCATAAGTTATCCGCAAAGTTTGTTTTATGCATATGAACAACTGAAACAAAAGAACAACCGTGTTTATCTTGACTTATCCAAACCGAATAACATTCTTGGCTATCACTATATTGTCGCCGCCAAAAAATTCGATTTGCCTGTTCAACCGGTGACAATCCAACGAATCCAGGCAAATTATCACGATTCTATCAATGAAAGGTCGACCATTGCAAGTGCAACGGGCATCCGAAAAGAAATTTTTCAGAAGGGGACTGTGGAAATAGTCCGCCCTTACGTTCCGGATGCAACGTTCCAGGAACTTACGGAATGGCGGCATCAGTATTCGCGCTTTGTGGATTGGGAAGCGTTCTGGCCCCTTTTGAAATATGCCATTATGCGTCATCGTCCGGAACACTTGACCGCCTTTGCAGACGTTTCGGAAGGCATTGAATATGCACTGATTAAGCATGCCAAACAAAGTGATACCTTTACACAACTGATGTCCGCCATCAAATCCAAACGCTACACTTGGACGAGATTGCAACGGATGCTCACCCATATATATACAGGCATTACGAAAGAAGAACTGCATCAATCCAAAACGCCGACCTATATCCGTCTGCTTGGAATGACAAAAAAAGGGCAGGCCTATTTATCGGAACGGAAGAAAAACTTGGAGCTTCCTTTGATCAGCCGTGTGGCACAAGCAAAAGATCCGATGCTTCAAATCGATATCCGGGCATCCGAAATGTACGCTTTAGGCGTCGAGCATTTTTCAAATAAAAAAATTGACGGAGATTATAAACTTCCGCCAATTCGTCTGTAA